In the genome of Entelurus aequoreus isolate RoL-2023_Sb linkage group LG08, RoL_Eaeq_v1.1, whole genome shotgun sequence, one region contains:
- the lg08h2orf42 gene encoding uncharacterized protein C2orf42 homolog isoform X1, whose protein sequence is MESASSSAFHVPPPSTKQTSTTPNLAAKQRDIRKAPSSVTPAFLADLGRATLRGIRKCPQCGVYNGTRGLSCKNAVCGISLRNASAEARRGRKDVVEAVKVITDGEEKDHQGAQVFSVCQRGRGGAQFGFVDLVATDAAIATGDRASLLSHINLGRCFMAACKQGQKASYDSLCVHIKQAAECADLATPLSVKSSVLEALQASVQAKEELWRLATESPGPLVQRVSRDTLVVKCHSDPRHSHGLLHLTVAAGGRAEAQKSDVRQQAVFRCACQAGGRRGRADGAELAGGPSEPCLHFYACVCALASDEKLAAEFAAFINSSLNGVLPNSTCRVIVPCERPPLHSEAGKSPHKAKKLRQEETLSGGGGQAVDEHSVSLGFHQWLAGVTERIHQTMHYQFDGKPQPLVYHIPQQFFNALQHRLSLGSKRRLPNITTVVVRNDTPPLGSFSKYTWHITNLAQVKRIFDTPELQLELTQSFVKNGDGSFSRFRCLQPPPELDLLEGLGPDRPPAIRPRELQTFLRVGSASDDLKDGRPFEIEWTPDVLPLCHVGELRITFEFGHQQSGHQADSSECSKTNVTQVPSHAK, encoded by the exons ATGGAGAGTGCGTCCTCTTCCGCCTTCCATGTCCCGCCCCCCTCCACCAAGCAGACGTCAACAACACCCAACCTGGCGGCCAAACAGAGAGACATACGCAAGGCGCCGTCCTCCGTGACCCCGGCCTTCCTCGCCGACCTGGGCAGAGCCACCCTGCGGGGGATCCGCAAGTGTCCCCAGTGTGGCGTTTACAACGGCACCCGGGGGCTCAGCTGCAAGAACGCCGTTTGCGGCATATCCCTCAGGAACGCCTCGGCGGAGGCCAGGAGGGGCAGGAAGGACGTCGTCGAGGCGGTGAAAGTCATCACCGACGGCGAGGAGAAGGACCACCAGGGAGCGCAGGTGTTTTCGGTGTGTCAAAGAGGAAGAGGGGGCGCTCAGTTTGGCTTCGTCGATCTGGTCGCCACCGACGCCGCCATCGCCACGGGCGACAGAGCCTCCCTGCTGTCTCACATCAACCTGGGCCGCTGCTTCATGGCCGCCTGCAAACAGGGTCAAAAGGCGTCCTACGACAGCCTCTGCGTTCACATCAAGCAAGCCGCCGAGTGCGCCGACCTCGCCACGCCGCTCAGCGTCAAGAGTTCCGTCCTGGAGGCTCTACAGGCCTCCGTTCAAGCCAAGGAGGAGCTCTGGAGGCTGGCCACCGAGTCCCCGGGGCCCCTTGTGCAGCGCGTGTCCAGGGACACCCTGGTGGTGAAATGCCACTCGGATCCCCGGCACTCCCACGGCCTGCTGCACCTCACCGTGGCGGCCGGCGGGCGAGCCGAGGCGCAGAAAAGCGACGTGCGACAGCAGGCAGTGTTTCGCTGCGCCTGTCAAGCGGGCGGCAGGAGAGGCAGGGCGGACGGGGCCGAGCTGGCGGGGGGGCCGTCGGAACCCTGCCTGCACTTCTACGCCTGCGTGTGCGCCTTGGCGAGCGACGAGAAGCTGGCCGCAGAGTTTGCGGCTTTTATCAACTCCTCGTTAAACG GCGTGCTACCAAACTCCACCTGCAGAGTCATCGTTCCTTGCGAGAGGCCTCCGCTGCACAGCGAAGCAGGGAAATCTCCACACAAGGCCAAGAAGCTGCGTCAGGAGGAAACCCTCTCTG GTGGAGGTGGTCAGGCTGTGGACGAGCACTCTGTGTCGTTGGGGTTCCACCAGTGGTTGGCCGGCGTCACAGAAAGGATCCACCAGACGATGCACTACCAGTTTGACG GGAAACCACAACCTCTGGTGTACCACATACCTCAACAGTTCTTTAACGCCCTGCAGCATCGCTTGTCGCTCGGCTCCAAGAGGAGGCTGCCTAACATCACGACAG TGGTCGTGCGGAACGACACACCCCCTTTGGGGTCGTTCTCCAAGTACACCTGGCACATCACCAACCTGGCGCAGGTCAAACGTATCTTCGACACCCCTGAG TTGCAGCTGGAGCTCACTCAGAGTTTTGTCAAGAACGGCGACGGCTCCTTCTCGCGCTTTCGTTGTCTGCAACCGCCGCCCGAACTGGACCTGCTGGAGGGACTCGGGCCGGATCGGCCGCCAGCGATTCGACCCAGGGAGCTGCAGACCTTCCTCAGAGTCG GGTCCGCCTCGGACGACCTAAAGGACGGCCGTCCGTTCGAGATCGAGTGGACCCCCGACGTGCTCCCGCTTTGCCACGTGGGCGAGCTGAGGATCACCTTCGAGTTCGGCCACCAGCAGAGCGGACACCAGGCCGACTCGTCGGAGTGTTCGAAAACCAACGTGACTCAAGTCCCCTCCCACGCCAAGTGA
- the lg08h2orf42 gene encoding uncharacterized protein C2orf42 homolog isoform X2, which translates to MESASSSAFHVPPPSTKQTSTTPNLAAKQRDIRKAPSSVTPAFLADLGRATLRGIRKCPQCGVYNGTRGLSCKNAVCGISLRNASAEARRGRKDVVEAVKVITDGEEKDHQGAQVFSVCQRGRGGAQFGFVDLVATDAAIATGDRASLLSHINLGRCFMAACKQGQKASYDSLCVHIKQAAECADLATPLSVKSSVLEALQASVQAKEELWRLATESPGPLVQRVSRDTLVVKCHSDPRHSHGLLHLTVAAGGRAEAQKSDVRQQAVFRCACQAGGRRGRADGAELAGGPSEPCLHFYACVCALASDEKLAAEFAAFINSSLNGVLPNSTCRVIVPCERPPLHSEAGKSPHKAKKLRQEETLSGGGGQAVDEHSVSLGFHQWLAGVTERIHQTMHYQFDGKPQPLVYHIPQQFFNALQHRLSLGSKRRLPNITTACPVRGRPGCWSLSQLHSGRRRCTPWTSHHLITGPTQIDRQHSHSHSHTRANLVLPINLSPGACLWRWKEAGVPGGNPHSHGENMQTPHRKIPSAGSNLGPSYCEADALTLLPPC; encoded by the exons ATGGAGAGTGCGTCCTCTTCCGCCTTCCATGTCCCGCCCCCCTCCACCAAGCAGACGTCAACAACACCCAACCTGGCGGCCAAACAGAGAGACATACGCAAGGCGCCGTCCTCCGTGACCCCGGCCTTCCTCGCCGACCTGGGCAGAGCCACCCTGCGGGGGATCCGCAAGTGTCCCCAGTGTGGCGTTTACAACGGCACCCGGGGGCTCAGCTGCAAGAACGCCGTTTGCGGCATATCCCTCAGGAACGCCTCGGCGGAGGCCAGGAGGGGCAGGAAGGACGTCGTCGAGGCGGTGAAAGTCATCACCGACGGCGAGGAGAAGGACCACCAGGGAGCGCAGGTGTTTTCGGTGTGTCAAAGAGGAAGAGGGGGCGCTCAGTTTGGCTTCGTCGATCTGGTCGCCACCGACGCCGCCATCGCCACGGGCGACAGAGCCTCCCTGCTGTCTCACATCAACCTGGGCCGCTGCTTCATGGCCGCCTGCAAACAGGGTCAAAAGGCGTCCTACGACAGCCTCTGCGTTCACATCAAGCAAGCCGCCGAGTGCGCCGACCTCGCCACGCCGCTCAGCGTCAAGAGTTCCGTCCTGGAGGCTCTACAGGCCTCCGTTCAAGCCAAGGAGGAGCTCTGGAGGCTGGCCACCGAGTCCCCGGGGCCCCTTGTGCAGCGCGTGTCCAGGGACACCCTGGTGGTGAAATGCCACTCGGATCCCCGGCACTCCCACGGCCTGCTGCACCTCACCGTGGCGGCCGGCGGGCGAGCCGAGGCGCAGAAAAGCGACGTGCGACAGCAGGCAGTGTTTCGCTGCGCCTGTCAAGCGGGCGGCAGGAGAGGCAGGGCGGACGGGGCCGAGCTGGCGGGGGGGCCGTCGGAACCCTGCCTGCACTTCTACGCCTGCGTGTGCGCCTTGGCGAGCGACGAGAAGCTGGCCGCAGAGTTTGCGGCTTTTATCAACTCCTCGTTAAACG GCGTGCTACCAAACTCCACCTGCAGAGTCATCGTTCCTTGCGAGAGGCCTCCGCTGCACAGCGAAGCAGGGAAATCTCCACACAAGGCCAAGAAGCTGCGTCAGGAGGAAACCCTCTCTG GTGGAGGTGGTCAGGCTGTGGACGAGCACTCTGTGTCGTTGGGGTTCCACCAGTGGTTGGCCGGCGTCACAGAAAGGATCCACCAGACGATGCACTACCAGTTTGACG GGAAACCACAACCTCTGGTGTACCACATACCTCAACAGTTCTTTAACGCCCTGCAGCATCGCTTGTCGCTCGGCTCCAAGAGGAGGCTGCCTAACATCACGACAG cttgtcctgttcggggtcgcccggggtgctggagcctatctcagctgcattcgggcagaaggcggtgtacaccatggacaagtcaccacctcatcacagggccaacacagatagaccgacaacattcacactcacattcacacactagggccaatttagtgttgccaatcaacctatccccaggtgcatgtctttggaggtggaaggaagccggagtacccggagggaacccacacagtcacggggagaacatgcaaactccacacagaaagatcccgagcgcaggatcaaacCTGGGAccatcgtattgtgaggcagacgcactaacccttctTCCACCATGCTGA
- the dtwd2 gene encoding tRNA-uridine aminocarboxypropyltransferase 2, whose protein sequence is MERVSGLCSSSSAPLKVEPLDKSDASVCDGHLDDAFGDLAALPVEVSERRPTCLRCRRPQKVCLCPFLPTQPLDVSTCFYIVQHPAEESRVLRTVPLLAACLPPGKCNVIVGRRFNDVKNPELADVCRDGRTLILYPGPQSQNLEELMQRGEEEGAAPHNVIIIDGTWSQAKNIFLKNSMLHLPKQVQLNRTLSSQYVIRTQPSNICLSTLECAAVALSILEHNDVFQEVLLRPLKALCSFQLEHGAQVHHSKEHLLKNGMYDKTMPKNKRKIKRLEKLVTEHNCLLR, encoded by the exons ATGGAGCGAGTCTCCGGTCTTTGTTCCTCTTCTTCTGCCCCGCTCAAAGTTGAACCGCTTGACAAGTCGGACGCCTCCGTCTGCGACGGACACTTGGACGACGCCTTCGGGGACCTGGCGGCGCTTCCGGTCGAGGTTAGCGAGAGAAGACCGACGTGTCTGCGGTGCCG TCGCCCTCAGAAGGTGTGTCTCTGCCCCTTCCTTCCGACACAACCCCTGGACGTGTCCACATGTTTCTACATCGTGCAGCACCCTGCAGAG GAGAGCAGAGTTCTACGCACGGTGCCTCTCCTGGCTGCATGTTTGCCACCGGGGAAGTGCAACGTCATTGTCGGACGGCGCTTTAACGACGTCAA GAACCCAGAGCTGGCCGACGTGTGCCGGGACGGCCGGACTCTCATACTGTACCCAGGCCCCCAGTCCCAGAACCTGGAGGAGCTGATGCAGCGTGGTGAAGAAGAGGGCGCCGCGCCTCATAACGTCATCATCATCGACGGCACCTGGAGCCAGGCCAAGAACATTTTCCTCAAAAACAGCATGTTGCACCTCCCCAAGCAG GTGCAGCTCAACAGGACTCTGTCCAGCCAGTACGTGATACGGACTCAGCCCTCCAACATCTGTCTGTCCACGCTGGAGTGTGCTGCCGTCGCTTTGTCCATCCTGGAGCACAACGACGTCTTCCAAGAG GTCCTGCTGAGGCCCCTGAAGGCCCTGTGCTCCTTCCAGCTGGAGCACGGCGCCCAGGTGCACCACAGCAAGGAGCACCTCCTGAAGAACGGCATGTACGACAAAACCATGCCCAAGAACAAGCGCAAGATCAAGAGGCTGGAGAAGCTGGTCACCGAACACAACTGTCTGCTCAGATGa